The following are encoded together in the Bradymonas sediminis genome:
- a CDS encoding PolC-type DNA polymerase III, translating to MSQTHDQKSALQDSTGTPDSGFVWPENWADLDLAVLDVETTGLDCNQDRIIEIGILRFVGGEVVDSYEQLIDPGCEVPQEVVDLTGIKPEDLVGKPRFEEVAQEVHDWLQGVGIVAYNLSFDKGFIAAELERCGLQWPENAPTFDPLIFARQFFKNLGRKNLGRIAKELGIEAKEAHRATEDARVAGRVLFAFADRLPTNLNDVQVLQAQWETAQLQAMRWRSRAPSSDTMADAFSEQAAGLGPGYIYGDEADPFRALFASVPEAKEREY from the coding sequence GTGTCTCAAACACACGACCAGAAATCAGCTCTTCAAGACTCAACAGGCACCCCGGACTCGGGATTTGTCTGGCCCGAAAACTGGGCCGATCTTGACCTCGCCGTATTGGACGTGGAGACCACCGGCCTCGACTGTAACCAGGACCGCATCATTGAGATCGGTATCCTGCGCTTCGTCGGCGGTGAGGTGGTCGATAGCTACGAACAGCTTATCGACCCGGGCTGTGAAGTCCCCCAGGAGGTCGTCGACCTCACGGGCATCAAGCCCGAAGACCTGGTGGGCAAGCCCCGCTTCGAAGAGGTCGCCCAGGAAGTCCATGATTGGCTTCAGGGCGTCGGCATCGTCGCGTATAACTTGAGCTTCGATAAAGGCTTTATCGCCGCCGAATTAGAGCGTTGCGGGCTGCAATGGCCGGAGAACGCGCCGACCTTCGACCCGCTGATCTTCGCGCGACAATTCTTCAAAAACCTGGGCCGAAAGAACCTCGGCCGCATCGCCAAAGAGCTCGGCATCGAGGCCAAAGAGGCTCACCGGGCGACCGAAGATGCGCGGGTCGCCGGGCGCGTACTTTTTGCCTTCGCCGATCGACTTCCCACGAACCTCAATGACGTTCAGGTGCTCCAGGCACAATGGGAAACCGCGCAACTCCAGGCGATGCGGTGGCGCAGCCGCGCCCCCTCCAGCGACACCATGGCCGACGCGTTTAGCGAACAGGCCGCCGGGCTCGGGCCCGGCTATATCTATGGCGATGAGGCGGACCCGTTTCGCGCCCTTTTCGCCAGCGTCCCCGAAGCCAAAGAACGCGAGTACTAA
- the trpS gene encoding tryptophan--tRNA ligase encodes MSKKRSLSGIKPTGFPHLGNYLGMIRPAIDLQDEYEAYYFAADYHALTTARDPKAMRASVYELTSYFLAFGLDPEKSAFFRQSDIPEVCELTWLLSCVTHMGLLERAHAYKAADAEGRGKEISHGLFSYPVLMAADILIYDSDIVPVGQDQIQHLEMTRDMAQKFNAAFNVDALKLPVAKVQENVATVPGTDGRKMSKSYGNLIEPLLPPKKLRKQCMAIATDSTPLEDPKDPDTCNVFTLYKLFATPSELEDMRQNYLGGGYGYGHAKQALFEKLDAYFSPYREEYQRLRADEAYLEEVLQSGAERVRPAVEEVMDRVRRATGIGRR; translated from the coding sequence ATGTCGAAAAAACGTAGCCTCTCCGGCATTAAACCCACCGGATTTCCGCATCTTGGCAATTATCTGGGCATGATTCGCCCCGCGATTGACCTTCAAGATGAGTACGAAGCCTATTATTTCGCGGCCGATTACCACGCGCTGACCACGGCGCGCGACCCGAAGGCCATGCGCGCGTCGGTCTATGAATTGACCTCTTATTTCTTGGCCTTTGGACTCGACCCCGAAAAATCCGCGTTTTTTCGCCAATCCGATATCCCCGAGGTCTGCGAGCTGACCTGGCTGCTAAGCTGCGTGACCCATATGGGCCTGCTCGAGCGCGCCCACGCCTATAAGGCGGCCGACGCCGAGGGGCGCGGCAAAGAGATCAGCCACGGGCTCTTCAGCTATCCGGTGTTGATGGCGGCCGATATCCTCATCTACGACTCGGATATCGTCCCGGTCGGCCAGGACCAGATTCAGCACCTCGAGATGACCCGCGACATGGCGCAGAAGTTTAACGCCGCCTTCAACGTGGACGCGCTGAAATTGCCGGTCGCCAAGGTCCAAGAGAACGTCGCGACGGTGCCCGGCACCGACGGGCGAAAGATGTCGAAGTCCTACGGCAACCTAATCGAGCCGCTCTTGCCGCCTAAAAAGCTGCGCAAGCAATGCATGGCGATCGCCACCGACTCCACCCCGCTCGAAGACCCCAAGGACCCGGACACCTGCAACGTCTTCACACTCTATAAACTCTTCGCCACGCCCTCCGAGCTCGAAGACATGCGCCAGAATTACCTGGGCGGCGGCTACGGATACGGCCACGCCAAGCAGGCGCTCTTCGAGAAGCTCGACGCCTATTTTTCGCCCTATCGCGAGGAATACCAGCGCCTTCGCGCCGACGAAGCTTACCTCGAAGAGGTGCTTCAAAGCGGCGCCGAGCGCGTGCGCCCTGCCGTCGAAGAAGTCATGGACCGGGTGCGCCGGGCGACCGGAATCGGACGCCGCTAA
- a CDS encoding matrixin family metalloprotease, which translates to MIRQSGHLGWGVRLASVALGAAVWGAPSLGDAGTWPAEEMRAPRIAPSQRTYFEAGGLRVPVEDFPIRMVHLGEPPPGMTQAQIDAAARAATESWSQTPCSFARMDYAGQRHSIDELGPNEIPFMFTEPGGAGCLPTGSIGWTALTCGSDFPMNSVFLNVAEFVWADKAQPFDMPDADPTSEKLTVELRSVLVHEFGHVLGLLHTDDPLATMAPTYRPDGGQRSLAVDDKLGLCALYPATNPVDECRSGRDCEPQQRCDHVHLQSLDGVETDQRIALCRELRGAVGDACAPDRLICEEECVFAAQPKDYGYCTVSCEAGGCPSDYECSEGLLRPGESHCRQPRQVERSSCSSAPGAPPSPWTVWLCGAAGALWLSKRRFSRPSRTR; encoded by the coding sequence ATGATCCGACAAAGCGGCCATTTGGGGTGGGGAGTCCGGCTGGCGAGCGTCGCGCTCGGGGCGGCGGTCTGGGGCGCGCCGAGCCTCGGCGACGCGGGCACCTGGCCCGCCGAGGAGATGCGCGCGCCGCGCATCGCCCCGTCCCAGCGCACCTATTTTGAAGCCGGCGGCCTGCGCGTGCCGGTCGAGGATTTCCCGATTCGCATGGTGCACCTCGGCGAGCCGCCCCCGGGAATGACGCAGGCCCAGATCGACGCCGCCGCCCGCGCGGCCACCGAGTCCTGGTCCCAGACGCCCTGCTCCTTCGCCCGGATGGACTACGCCGGACAGCGCCACTCCATCGACGAACTCGGCCCCAATGAGATTCCCTTTATGTTCACGGAACCCGGCGGCGCGGGCTGTCTTCCGACCGGGTCCATCGGTTGGACCGCGCTGACCTGCGGCTCCGACTTCCCCATGAATAGTGTCTTTCTAAACGTCGCGGAGTTCGTCTGGGCCGACAAAGCCCAGCCCTTCGATATGCCCGACGCGGACCCCACGAGCGAGAAGTTAACGGTGGAGCTTCGAAGCGTCCTCGTCCACGAATTCGGCCACGTGCTGGGCCTTCTGCACACCGACGACCCGCTCGCCACGATGGCGCCGACCTATCGGCCAGATGGCGGCCAGCGAAGCCTCGCCGTCGATGACAAATTGGGGCTCTGCGCGCTCTACCCGGCCACAAATCCCGTCGACGAATGTCGAAGCGGCCGCGACTGCGAGCCCCAACAACGCTGCGATCACGTGCACCTGCAATCGCTCGACGGCGTCGAGACTGACCAGCGCATCGCGTTGTGCCGGGAATTGCGCGGTGCTGTTGGCGATGCCTGCGCGCCGGATCGTCTGATCTGTGAGGAGGAATGTGTCTTCGCGGCGCAGCCTAAAGACTATGGTTATTGCACCGTGAGTTGCGAGGCAGGTGGGTGCCCGAGCGATTATGAATGCAGCGAGGGGCTGCTTCGCCCGGGCGAGTCGCATTGTCGGCAGCCTCGACAGGTTGAGCGCTCGAGCTGCAGCTCCGCGCCAGGCGCCCCGCCCTCGCCGTGGACCGTGTGGCTTTGCGGGGCAGCGGGCGCGCTGTGGCTCAGCAAGCGCCGGTTCAGTCGACCTTCAAGGACTCGATGA
- a CDS encoding Na+/H+ antiporter NhaA, with amino-acid sequence MLPSNALTRTFSRLREFSAFLLIGTVLALIWANVDQATYHAVIEAPLSVLFEGGITAGLQWITDQANIVANGGEAEHGMSFHFIVNDIFMVLFFGMAAKEVSESLLPGGALSSVKKAALPAIATAGGVLGPVGAFFLFHAMLGIEADVASAAWAVPTATDIAYCWLFAGLIFGRSHPAVTFLLVLAVLDDLIGMLILAVYYTPEVHVQWLGLVVLAILICEGMRRKGVKSFWPYLLIGGPLCWFGLHNTGVHAALALVPVVPFMPHAERDAGLFKASENPHNDTMEQFEHFISPIVDVGLLTFGLANAGVLLNGEALTGSITWLIFLSLIVGKTVGIFVFTLAGQKMGLRLPHPITMPQVAVIGCVAGIGFTVALFVTTVALSQAPAQGWHIDETTAGMLKLGALLSFAAGPLAWLLSLATHVEKINTPEEAAAAAAAGEAAAAAAGH; translated from the coding sequence ATGTTGCCATCGAACGCCTTAACACGCACTTTTAGTCGGCTACGCGAATTCTCCGCTTTCCTGCTTATCGGCACGGTCCTCGCGCTTATCTGGGCCAACGTCGATCAGGCTACCTACCATGCGGTCATCGAAGCCCCGCTCTCGGTACTCTTTGAAGGCGGGATCACAGCCGGCCTCCAATGGATCACCGACCAGGCCAATATTGTGGCAAATGGCGGCGAAGCCGAACATGGGATGAGCTTCCATTTCATCGTCAACGATATCTTCATGGTGCTCTTCTTTGGCATGGCGGCCAAAGAAGTCTCCGAGAGTCTGCTGCCCGGCGGCGCCCTGTCGAGCGTCAAAAAAGCCGCGCTCCCCGCGATCGCAACCGCCGGTGGCGTGCTTGGGCCGGTCGGCGCGTTCTTCCTGTTCCACGCGATGCTGGGCATCGAAGCCGACGTCGCCAGCGCCGCCTGGGCCGTCCCCACCGCCACGGATATCGCCTATTGCTGGCTGTTCGCCGGGCTGATCTTCGGCCGCTCTCACCCCGCCGTCACCTTCCTGCTGGTGCTCGCCGTCCTTGACGACCTCATCGGCATGTTGATCCTGGCGGTCTATTATACCCCGGAAGTCCACGTGCAGTGGCTTGGCCTGGTCGTCTTGGCCATCCTTATCTGCGAAGGCATGCGCCGCAAGGGCGTCAAGAGCTTCTGGCCCTACCTGCTCATCGGTGGCCCGCTGTGCTGGTTCGGCCTGCACAACACCGGCGTGCACGCCGCGCTCGCCCTGGTCCCGGTCGTCCCCTTTATGCCGCATGCTGAGCGTGACGCCGGCCTCTTCAAGGCTTCCGAGAACCCGCATAACGACACCATGGAGCAATTCGAGCACTTCATCTCCCCCATCGTTGACGTCGGCCTGTTGACCTTCGGCCTGGCCAACGCGGGCGTGCTGCTCAACGGCGAAGCCCTCACCGGCTCCATCACCTGGTTGATCTTCCTGTCGCTCATCGTCGGTAAAACCGTCGGCATCTTCGTGTTCACCCTGGCCGGCCAGAAAATGGGCCTTCGCCTGCCGCACCCCATCACCATGCCCCAGGTGGCCGTCATCGGTTGCGTGGCCGGTATCGGCTTTACCGTCGCGCTCTTCGTCACCACGGTCGCGCTCAGCCAGGCCCCGGCCCAGGGCTGGCATATCGACGAGACGACCGCAGGCATGCTCAAATTGGGCGCGCTCTTGAGCTTCGCCGCCGGTCCCCTGGCCTGGTTGTTGTCGCTCGCGACCCATGTTGAGAAGATCAACACCCCCGAGGAAGCCGCGGCCGCCGCGGCCGCCGGTGAGGCTGCAGCCGCTGCTGCCGGCCACTAA
- a CDS encoding vWA domain-containing protein, protein MKRFGTVAVIAALLLATALFYRFRGEEATPDTRTPTPPVTERPTAPPTPTMHATKAGVLTLSADSSHGYMLSDSAQEVYAAIDIAAQQIDGGERPPLNISLVIDRSGSMRGSKMENAKSAAIALIDKLRPQDRISIVSYATDVEVTMPSTMARGTDIGAMQRQIRDMRAAGGTNIAGGYTYGVEEVKKFMRDDTINRVILVSDGEATIGNTNPDVFRKMAQTYRAQGVSLSTIGVGLDYNEDLMAGMADEGAGNYYFVDAPSSAVAIFERELDSLAKTVAKNTAVLLSFGDGVILEDVYGFAHQNVGSKVAISLAEFQSGENKNILLKLRVDPSKGGVFPLMNATLSYKDMQQSDLNTQIVALESVRTEDVELAKSKVNVEVIGRVQQIEVAESLKDAMTAYEAGRDEEAKEVLRKSQRRVQAASDKYQFKSEAVGRAGGELKDALDAVNKPAATFEERERTVKYKKSKSRNMKRSDSIDLW, encoded by the coding sequence ATGAAACGTTTTGGAACTGTTGCAGTGATCGCGGCGCTATTGTTGGCGACGGCGCTTTTTTATCGCTTTCGGGGCGAAGAAGCGACGCCGGATACTCGCACGCCGACCCCACCGGTGACCGAGCGTCCGACGGCGCCGCCGACCCCGACCATGCACGCCACCAAGGCTGGCGTGTTGACGCTGAGCGCCGACAGCTCCCACGGATATATGCTCAGCGATAGCGCGCAGGAGGTCTACGCGGCCATCGACATCGCCGCGCAGCAGATCGACGGCGGTGAGCGCCCACCGCTCAATATTTCTCTGGTCATCGACCGCTCGGGGTCGATGCGCGGCAGCAAAATGGAGAACGCGAAGTCGGCGGCGATCGCGCTGATCGACAAGCTTCGCCCGCAGGATCGGATCTCGATTGTCAGCTACGCCACCGATGTTGAGGTGACGATGCCCTCGACGATGGCCAGGGGGACCGATATTGGTGCGATGCAACGTCAGATTCGAGATATGCGGGCGGCCGGCGGCACCAATATCGCCGGCGGCTATACCTATGGGGTCGAAGAGGTCAAAAAATTCATGCGCGATGACACCATTAATCGCGTTATTTTGGTCTCCGACGGCGAGGCGACGATTGGCAATACGAACCCCGATGTATTCCGCAAGATGGCCCAGACCTACCGGGCTCAGGGGGTCTCGCTGAGCACCATCGGCGTCGGCCTGGACTATAATGAGGACCTGATGGCTGGCATGGCCGACGAGGGTGCGGGCAATTATTATTTCGTCGACGCACCGAGCAGCGCCGTCGCGATTTTCGAGCGCGAATTGGACAGCCTGGCCAAGACCGTGGCCAAAAATACCGCCGTCTTGCTCTCCTTTGGCGACGGCGTCATCCTCGAAGATGTCTACGGCTTCGCGCATCAGAATGTTGGCTCTAAGGTCGCGATTTCATTGGCGGAATTCCAAAGCGGTGAGAATAAGAATATCCTGCTTAAGCTTCGGGTCGACCCGTCCAAAGGCGGCGTGTTTCCGCTGATGAACGCGACCCTAAGCTACAAAGATATGCAGCAGAGCGACCTCAATACCCAGATCGTCGCGCTTGAGTCGGTGCGCACCGAGGACGTCGAGCTGGCGAAGAGCAAGGTCAACGTCGAGGTCATCGGGCGGGTGCAGCAAATCGAGGTGGCCGAGAGCCTCAAAGACGCGATGACCGCCTACGAGGCTGGGCGCGACGAGGAGGCCAAAGAGGTGCTGCGCAAAAGCCAGCGGCGCGTCCAGGCCGCCAGTGACAAATATCAATTCAAGTCCGAGGCGGTCGGCCGGGCGGGCGGCGAGCTTAAGGACGCGCTCGACGCGGTGAATAAGCCGGCGGCGACCTTTGAGGAGCGCGAGCGCACGGTCAAATATAAGAAGTCGAAGAGTCGCAACATGAAGCGCTCCGACTCCATCGACCTCTGGTAG
- a CDS encoding ATP-dependent DNA helicase, which produces MTESIDDILGKDGLLSRVLENYEFRAPQLEMAKAVENSIKSRRPLLVEAATGTGKTLAYLVPALLSRKRVIVSTGTKALQGQLFEKDLPFLRKHWPRPFDMVQLKGRRNYLCLARFEDMQQRPHFRRHQDAPHWSTIVKWAEKTTTGDRAEIPGLPDDFAAWNDLSVGSEQCLGQKCPYYDDCFVFGARERAQEADIVVVNHHLYFADLALQGRGFANILPEYDAVIFDEAHHLEDVATSYFGIQVSNYRIRELSGDIERAMADENVESAKVDAALSTLKTVQTDFFSFASFGLYNGRYPLQEILEGPQSDKIDESRLKFGEALDALQRAVSGLSELGETRQRLTERCHEIKTDLAMILGQKHSQYAYLIEKHDQGIFLQAEPINLASLLRERLLDVHDTLVFTSATLSTGGHFDFFKKRLGMTGPGQKGFKVDELVLEAVFDYQNQCALYIPKKLPPPNSPDFAENVATIVEYLVGVTEGRAFILFTSYANMNAVYDLVAHKLDYTVLKQGETSKSEILEKFRADTHSVLFATSSFWEGVDVEGEALSLVILDKLPFGNPSDPLTRARLDDIESRGGNSFRDFSMPQAALTLKQGFGRLIRSRRDRGIVAILDSRIANKSYGAYFLDSLPPAPLAWTAGSVKRWWQKLHDDDAKEESSEP; this is translated from the coding sequence GTGACCGAATCCATCGACGATATCCTGGGGAAGGACGGGCTCTTGAGCCGCGTCCTTGAGAATTACGAGTTTCGTGCTCCTCAGCTAGAGATGGCGAAGGCGGTCGAGAACTCCATAAAATCCCGCCGCCCACTCCTCGTCGAGGCCGCCACCGGCACCGGCAAAACCCTCGCCTACCTGGTCCCCGCGCTCCTGTCGCGAAAACGGGTCATCGTCAGCACCGGCACCAAAGCGCTGCAGGGGCAACTCTTCGAGAAGGACCTGCCCTTTCTGCGCAAGCATTGGCCGCGCCCCTTCGATATGGTGCAGCTCAAAGGGCGGCGAAATTACCTCTGCCTGGCGCGCTTCGAGGATATGCAGCAGCGCCCGCATTTCCGCCGCCACCAGGACGCCCCCCACTGGTCCACCATCGTCAAATGGGCCGAAAAGACCACCACCGGCGACCGCGCCGAGATCCCGGGACTCCCCGATGATTTCGCCGCCTGGAACGACCTGTCGGTCGGCTCAGAGCAATGCCTGGGGCAAAAATGCCCGTATTATGACGACTGCTTCGTCTTCGGCGCGCGCGAGCGCGCCCAGGAAGCCGATATCGTCGTGGTAAACCACCACCTTTATTTCGCCGACCTGGCGCTGCAGGGCCGCGGATTCGCCAATATTTTACCCGAATACGACGCCGTCATCTTCGACGAGGCCCATCACCTCGAAGACGTGGCGACCTCTTATTTCGGCATCCAGGTCTCGAATTATCGCATCCGCGAGCTCAGCGGCGATATCGAGCGGGCCATGGCCGATGAGAATGTCGAGTCCGCCAAGGTCGACGCGGCGCTCTCCACCCTAAAGACGGTGCAGACCGACTTCTTTAGCTTCGCGAGCTTCGGCCTGTATAACGGTCGATACCCGCTGCAGGAGATTCTCGAGGGGCCGCAATCCGACAAAATCGACGAGAGCCGGCTGAAATTCGGCGAGGCCCTCGACGCGCTGCAGCGCGCGGTGTCGGGGCTCTCGGAGCTTGGCGAGACGCGCCAGCGCCTCACCGAGCGCTGCCACGAGATTAAGACCGACCTGGCGATGATCCTCGGCCAGAAGCATAGCCAATACGCCTATCTGATCGAGAAGCACGACCAGGGTATCTTCTTGCAGGCCGAGCCCATCAACCTGGCCAGCCTGCTGCGCGAGCGCCTGCTCGACGTGCACGACACCCTGGTCTTTACGTCGGCCACGCTGTCGACCGGCGGGCATTTTGATTTCTTCAAAAAGCGCCTGGGCATGACCGGGCCGGGGCAAAAAGGCTTTAAGGTCGATGAGCTCGTCCTCGAGGCGGTCTTCGACTATCAGAACCAATGCGCGCTCTATATCCCCAAAAAGCTGCCACCGCCGAACTCCCCTGATTTTGCTGAAAATGTCGCCACCATCGTCGAGTACCTGGTCGGGGTGACCGAAGGCCGCGCGTTCATCCTATTCACCAGCTACGCGAATATGAACGCGGTCTACGACCTGGTCGCCCACAAGCTCGACTATACGGTGCTCAAACAAGGCGAGACCTCGAAGTCCGAAATCCTGGAAAAATTCCGCGCCGACACCCACTCGGTGCTCTTCGCCACGAGCTCGTTTTGGGAGGGGGTCGACGTCGAGGGCGAGGCGTTGAGCCTGGTGATTTTGGACAAGCTCCCCTTCGGAAACCCCTCCGACCCGCTCACGCGCGCGCGCCTCGATGATATCGAATCGCGCGGCGGAAATTCCTTCCGCGACTTCTCGATGCCCCAGGCGGCGCTGACCCTGAAGCAGGGCTTTGGTCGGTTGATTCGCTCGCGGCGCGACCGGGGGATCGTCGCGATCTTGGACTCGCGCATCGCCAATAAGAGCTACGGGGCGTACTTCCTCGACTCGCTGCCGCCCGCGCCGCTGGCGTGGACCGCCGGGTCGGTGAAGCGCTGGTGGCAAAAGCTGCACGACGACGACGCAAAAGAAGAGAGCAGCGAGCCTTAA